One genomic region from Drosophila subpulchrella strain 33 F10 #4 breed RU33 chromosome 2R, RU_Dsub_v1.1 Primary Assembly, whole genome shotgun sequence encodes:
- the LOC119552062 gene encoding serine protease inhibitor 42Dd, which yields MSDPQESRNLFSRSLVDTITKNALEQSNEPYVNTVFSPASVQSCLTLAFMGASGSTAEELRNGLQLGPGDRHHIARAFGEFWRTNCNYGDRGPVLKSVNRLYVNDTLELHPEFNEIALDFFQSKAEAAKFADSEAATQQINAWVEQETDHKISNLLQSDAVDNDTSAVLINALYFKGKWLKPFMPETTSIDAFHVDRDLQVEVNMMYQEDKFKFADLPQLKARAVQLPYEYSNIHMLILLPNEISGLQELELRLKDVDLADIDAAMTLQDVEIFLPRMDIEYDVDLKQILNQLGISEVFTDSAKLDGLFTSRTGQKISAAKHRGYINVNEAGSEAAAVTFMKIVPMMLNMNMKLFKVDHPFVFYIRNSQAVFFAGRFSNPKYGSEEEGASREGSDASMYNVQEQQ from the exons ATGAGCGATCCCCAGGAAAGTAGAAATCTGTTTTCCCGAAGCCTGGTAGATACCATTACCAAGAATGCCCTGGAGCAGAGTAATGAGCCTTACGTGAACACGGTTTTCTCACCCGCGTCCGTTCAAAGTTGCTTGACCCTGGCCTTCATGGGAGCTTCCGGGTCGACGGCCGAGGAGTTGAGGAATGGACTGCAACTGGGACCAGGAGATCGTCATCACATAGCCCGCGCCTTTGGGGAGTTCTGGCGGACGAACTGCAACTATGGCGACAGAGGACCCGTGCTGAAGTCCGTGAATCGGTTGTACGTGAACGATACCCTGGAACTGCACCCGGAATTCAACGAGATTGCCCTGGACTTCTTTCAGTCGAAGGCGGAGGCGGCTAAGTTCGCCGACTCGGAGGCTGCCACGCAGCAGATCAACGCCTGGGTGGAACAGGAGACGGACCACAAGATCAGCAATCTGCTTCAGTCGGATGCCGTGGACAACGATACCAGCGCCGTGCTCATTAACGCCTTGTATTTTAAAGGAAAGTGGCTGAAACCCTTCATGCCGGAGACCACATCGATTGACGCTTTCCACGTGGACCGGGACCTCCAGGTGGAGGTGAACATGATGTACCAGGAGGACAAGTTCAAGTTCGCCGATCTCCCACAGCTGAAGGCACGGGCCGTCCAGCTTCCCTATGAATACTCGAACATCCACATGCTAATCCTGCTGCCCAACGAAATCTCCGGCCTGCAGGAGCTGGAGCTCCGGCTTAAGGACGTGGATCTAGCTGATATTGATGCGGCTATGACTTTGCAGGATGTGGAGATTTTCCTTCCCAGGATGGACATTGAGTACGACGTGGACCTCAAGCAAATCCTAAATCAG CTGGGTATTTCGGAAGTCTTCACGGACAGTGCCAAACTGGACGGACTTTTTACCTCTCGAACTGGCCAGAAGATCTCGGCGGCGAAGCACCGGGGCTACATCAACGTAAACGAGGCTGGGTCAGAGGCAGCAGCCGTCACTT TCATGAAGATCGTACCCATGATGCTGAACATGAACATGAAGCTCTTCAAAGTGGATCACCCGTTTGTATTCTACATTCGCAACTCGCAGGCCGTGTTTTTCGCCGGCCGATTCTCGAACCCCAAGTATGGATCAGAAGAGGAGGGCGCTTCGAGGGAAGGTTCCGATGCCAGCATGTACAATGTCCAAGAACAGCAGTGA
- the LOC119549557 gene encoding uncharacterized protein LOC119549557: MKDEEFAQGLEQFAYSLLDQLCRANPGQNIIYSPLSVRTSAGMLRMGATEGSVTAKELDEALRFGERDTQEVAESFETLLKYYKQCQSLNMVNGLYVMKGHELGGQFKNILENKFYSKPMDIDFGGDQTASIINQWVESQTNNLIKDIIGPGVLTQDTRLLLINAIHFKGNWSIRFNESDTKEEEFFLEPGKPFSVRMMHVLDNFSFAALPKLEATALKMNYSACNLAMILILPDEKSSLTNLENKLTGTSLQALSSSMTLEKVDVKIPSFRAEFQQELSEAFKLMNMSRIFSEQAEFGSMLKSQAPLFVSKVIHKAFIEVNEEGTEAAAATAVVVSLRTVPVPQHPPKMFHANRPFFYAIYDESHGVLFVGHFNTTNLEKSKKCKSCTYKNECKYISPLQLHKFMKRSTPHPRSIWILTACWLLPLLCLALSLSPLVRSSDVTMADAARQEYARRLALFSINVYGKLAAQKPGENIVFSPFSIQTCAAMARLGAEGETASQLDHGLGLASSDAAQIAQTFHQVLAAYQDSQILRIANKIFVMEGYPLQHEFDELLTKQFLSAAQSVNFVKNVEAAATINRWVEGRTNNLIKDLIPADLLNRDSRMVLVNAIHFKGIWQHQFPKHATRPDTFYLDGERSVQVPMMGLKERFRYADLPALDATALELPYKDSDLSMLIVLPNSRTGLAALEDKLRITALSQITQALHKTQVVVKLPKFKAEFQVELKQVFQQLGMTKMFTDHAEFGKMLQSPETLKVSAIIHKAFIDVNEEGTEAAAATGFVMRTKRAITSLEEPIEFLADHPFTYVLVHQDDLPLFWGSVVRLEENDSVSSEHDEL, encoded by the exons ATGAAAGATGAGGAGTTCGCCCAGGGCTTGGAACAATTCGCCTATAGTCTGCTCGACCAGCTGTGCCGGGCCAATCCCGGCCAGAATATCATCTACTCTCCGCTGTCCGTAAGGACTTCTGCAGGCATGCTGCGGATGGGTGCGACGGAGGGATCGGTCACAGCCAAGGAGTTGGACGAGGCACTCCGATTTGGGGAAAGAGATACGCAAGAAGTAGCTGAGAGCTTTGAAACCCTTCTTAAATACTACAAACAGTGTCAGTCCCTAAATATGGTCAACGGTCTCTATGTGATGAAGGGTCATGAGCTTGGTGGGCAGTTCAAAAACATACTAGAGAATAAGTTCTACTCCAAGCCAATGGATATTGACTTTGGAGGCGACCAAACTGCCAGTATTATTAATCAATGGGTGGAGTCGCAGACCAATAACCTGATAAAGGACATCATTGGCCCTGGAGTTCTAACCCAGGACACTCGGCTGCTGCTTATCAATGCCATTCACTTTAAGGGAAATTGGTCAATTAGATTTAATGAAAGCGACACTAAGGAGGAGGAATTCTTCTTGGAGCCTGGAAAACCTTTTAGCGTAAGGATGATGCACGTATTGGATAACTTCTCCTTTGCCGCGCTGCCCAAGCTGGAAGCCACTGCCCTGAAAATGAACTATAGTGCTTGTAATCTGGCCATGATCCTTATACTGCCGGATGAGAAATCCAGTCTCACGAACctggaaaacaaattaacagGCACTTCCCTACAAGCTTTGTCATCTTCTATGACCCTAGAAAAAGTTGATGTCAAGATTCCTAGCTTTAGAGCCGAATTCCAGCAGGAACTATCAGAGGCGTTTAAGCTG ATGAACATGAGCCGTATATTCAGCGAACAGGCTGAGTTTGGCTCAATGCTGAAGTCCCAGGCACCTCTATTTGTCTCCAAGGTCATACACAAGGCCTTCATAGAGGTCAACGAAGAGGGAACTGAAGCTGCAGCCGCAACAG CTGTGGTCGTCTCATTAAGAACCGTGCCTGTCCCTCAGCATCCACCAAAGATGTTTCATGCCAATAGACCCTTCTTCTATGCGATCTATGACGAGTCCCATGGTGTCCTCTTTGTCGGACACTTTAATACCACGAATTTGGAAAAgtcaaaaaaatgtaaatcaTGTACTTATAAAAACGAATGCAAATA CATCAGTCCTCTGCAATTACATAAATTTATGAAACGAAGCACACCTCATCCACGCTCGATTTGGATACTTACAGCTTGCTGGTTGCTCCCCCTGCTCTGCCTAGCCCTCTCCCTCAGCCCGCTGGTCCGCTCCTCTGACGTCACCATGGCCGACGCCGCTCGCCAGGAGTACGCCCGCCGGCTGGCCCTCTTCTCCATCAACGTATACGGAAAGCTGGCGGCACAGAAGCCCGGCGAGAACATCGTCTTCTCGCCCTTCTCCATCCAGACCTGTGCGGCAATGGCCCGGCTGGGCGCCGAAGGCGAGACTGCCAGCCAGTTGGACCACGGCTTGGGCCTGGCCTCCAGCGACGCTGCCCAAATCGCCCAGACCTTCCACCAGGTGCTGGCCGCGTACCAGGACAGCCAGATCCTGCGCATCGCCAACAAGATCTTCGTGATGGAGGGCTACCCGCTGCAGCATGAGTTTGATGAGTTGTTGACCAAGCAGTTCCTGTCGGCCGCGCAGAGCGTAAACTTCGTGAAGAACGTCGAGGCGGCGGCCACTATCAACAGGTGGGTGGAGGGGCGCACCAACAACCTGATCAAGGACCTGATCCCAGCCGACCTGCTGAACCGCGACTCGCGAATGGTTTTGGTGAACGCCATTCACTTCAAGGGCATCTGGCAGCACCAGTTTCCCAAGCATGCCACCCGGCCGGACACCTTTTACCTGGATGGCGAGCGCTCCGTTCAGGTTCCGATGATGGGACTAAAGGAGCGGTTCCGCTATGCCGATCTGCCGGCGCTGGACGCCACGGCCCTGGAGCTGCCCTACAAGGACTCGGATCTCTCCATGCTGATCGTTCTGCCCAACAGCAGGACGGGTCTGGCCGCTCTGGAGGACAAGCTGCGCATCACAGCTCTCTCGCAGATCACACAGGCACTGCACAAAACCCAGGTGGTGGTAAAGTTACCCAAGTTCAAGGCCGAGTTCCAAGTGGAGTTGAAGCAGGTTTTCCAGCAG CTGGGCATGACTAAGATGTTTACCGACCATGCTGAATTCGGCAAGATGCTGCAGAGCCCCGAGACTCTAAAGGTGTCAGCCATCATACACAAGGCCTTTATCGATGTGAACGAAGAGGGAACCGAGGCTGCAGCTGCCACGG GCTTTGTGATGCGTACGAAACGCGCCATTACCTCGCTTGAGGAACCCATTGAGTTCCTCGCCGATCATCCATTCACCTATGTCCTTGTCCATCAGGATGACCTGCCTCTGTTTTGGGGCTCAGTTGTGCGGCTCGAGGAGAATGACTCTGTCTCCAGCGAGCATGATGAACTGTGA
- the LOC119550722 gene encoding LOW QUALITY PROTEIN: serine protease inhibitor 42Dd (The sequence of the model RefSeq protein was modified relative to this genomic sequence to represent the inferred CDS: inserted 2 bases in 1 codon) has protein sequence MANTVNYSESAAGETQFASKLYGQVAKSEPGRNIVLSPSSIRTGLALAYLGAEGRTAAELKQGLGLEGADKTEVAQKFAQLLGKGHGDHDGPKLKYANRIYVAQRFQLAQAYQELVGKNFAAAAENVNFAQNADAAKRINSWVEEQTHQEIRNLIAADSLDGDTAAILVNAIYFKADWQSSFPDYATFSRDFVNHGGQKVSVDXEDYFRFGELPQLKAKALELPYTGTDIVFLIILPQEEQGLASVEQKLKGLDLNEISSQLNRRKVKVQLPKFKFEFDVPLQPILEELGIKKLFAPDADFSSLLRESDPLRISEVKHKAIIEVNEKGTTASGATFLKAQVESLLIGEEVFEFTADHPFFFAIKDAQSTYFLGHVSQL, from the exons ATGGCGAACACTGTTAACTACTCGGAAAGTGCTGCTGGTGAGACCCAGTTTGCCTCGAAGCTTTATGGCCAGGTGGCCAAGTCCGAGCCCGGGCGAAATATCGTCCTCTCGCCCTCATCCATCAGGACGGGCTTGGCTCTGGCCTATCTGGGTGCCGAGGGCAGAACCGCCGCCGAGCTGAAGCAGGGATTGGGCCTGGAGGGAGCTGACAAAACCGAGGTGGCCCAGAAATTCGCCCAGCTGCTGGGAAAAGGACATGGGGACCATGATGGGCCCAAATTGAAGTATGCCAATCGGATTTACGTGGCTCAGAGATTCCAGCTGGCACAGGCCTATCAGGAGTTGGTCGGCAAAAACTTCGCAGCAGCTGCAGAGAATGTGAACTTCGCCCAAAATGCTGATGCTGCCAAGCGCATTAACTCCTGGGTGGAGGAGCAGACCCATCAGGAAATCAGGAACCTCATCGCAGCGGACTCACTCGATGGAGATACGGCTGCCATCCTGGTGAATGCCATCTATTTCAAGGCCGACTGGCAGAGCAGTTTTCCCGACTACGCCACCTTTTCCCGCGACTTTGTCAATCATGGAGGTCAAAAGGTCAGCGTGGA AGAGGATTACTTCAGGTTCGGCGAGCTGCCCCAGTTGAAGGCTAAGGCCCTGGAACTGCCGTACACAGGCACAGATATCGTCTTTCTGATCATTCTACCCCAGGAGGAGCAGGGTCTGGCCTCCGTCGAGCAGAAACTAAAGGGGCTGGACCTCAACGAAATAAGCTCCCAGTTGAACAGGAGAAAAGTAAAGGTACAGCTGCCCAAGTTCAAGTTCGAGTTCGATGTCCCCCTGCAGCCGATTCTCGAGGAG CTGGGCATTAAGAAACTATTCGCACCTGATGCGGACTTCAGCAGCCTGCTCCGAGAATCTGATCCACTTAGGATCTCGGAGGTGAAGCACAAGGCAATTATCGAGGTGAACGAGAAGGGAACCACTGCCAGTGGAGCCACCT TTCTAAAGGCCCAAGTCGAGTCTCTCTTAATAGGAGAGGAAGTCTTCGAGTTCACCGCGGATCATCCCTTCTTTTTCGCCATCAAGGACGCACAGAGCACCTACTTCCTGGGCCACGTCAGCCAGCTCTGA
- the LOC119552063 gene encoding serine protease inhibitor 42Dd yields the protein MYYLFLILWATSVACQASEEIYQLLAKSHANQNLIVSPVSIETILSMVYMGAGGSTARELQSALRLPTEDKQAVATKYGSLLNQLQGQEQENGPTLKVANRIYVNDQFSLQQDYNLAVRDSFKAEAESISLANGPAAAEGINQWVLSQTSGKIKDMIDPSSMSPDVKALLVNAIYFKGQWESKFDPDKTKSSTFQVSADKNVTVPMMVQMGTFRANYFRDLDAQVIELPYQNSNLSMTIFLPREVGGLGSLEEKIAGFSRPLEAREVYVKLPRFKIEFRDELKETLEKLGIRELFTDNSDLSGLFGDKSGGKVSQVSHKAFLEVNEEGAEAAAATSVAVTNRAGFSMFFVADHPFAFVIRDANTIFFQGRLVSP from the exons ATGTATTACTTGT TCCTGATTTTGTGGGCCACTTCTGTGGCCTGCCAGGCTTCCGAGGAGATCTACCAGCTGCTGGCCAAGAGCCACGCCAACCAGAACCTCATCGTCTCGCCCGTCTCCATAGAGACCATCCTGAGCATGGTCTACATGGGCGCTGGAGGGTCGACAGCCCGGGAACTGCAGAGTGCGCTGAGATTGCCAACAGAGGACAAGCAGGCGGTGGCCACCAAGTACGGGTCACTCCTCAACCAACTCCAGGGACAGGAGCAGGAGAACGGGCCCACACTGAAGGTGGCCAACCGCATCTACGTCAACGACCAGTTCAGCCTGCAACAGGACTACAACCTGGCTGTGCGGGATTCCTTCAAGGCCGAGGCGGAGTCCATCAGCCTGGCCAATGGTCCTGCGGCTGCCGAGGGAATCAACCAGTGGGTGCTCAGCCAGACCAGCGGCAAGATCAAGGACATGATCGATCCCAGCAGCATGTCGCCGGATGTCAAGGCCTTGCTGGTGAACGCCATCTATTTCAAGGGCCAGTGGGAGTCCAAGTTTGACCCAGATAAAACGAAATCCTCCACCTTCCAAGTGAGCGCCGACAAGAATGTGACCGTCCCAATGATGGTGCAGATGGGGACTTTCAGGGCGAACTACTTCCGAGACCTGGACGCTCAAGTGATCGAGCTGCCGTACCAGAACTCCAACCTGTCCATGACCATCTTTCTGCCCCGTGAAGTCGGAGGCCTGGGCTCTCTGGAGGAGAAGATCGCTGGATTCTCCAGGCCACTGGAAGCCAGGGAGGTGTATGTGAAGCTGCCCAGGTTCAAAATCGAGTTTCGTGACGAACTTAAAGAGACCTTAGAGAAG CTGGGCATCCGAGAGCTTTTTACCGACAACTCAGACCTAAGCGGCTTGTTCGGCGATAAGTCAGGCGGAAAAGTCAGCCAAGTCTCGCACAAGGCGTTCCTGGAGGTGAACGAGGAGGGGGCAGAGGCCGCGGCTGCCACAT CTGTAGCCGTCACGAATCGAGCTGGATTTTCTATGTTCTTCGTGGCCGATCATCCCTTTGCCTTTGTCATTCGCGATGCGAACACCATCTTTTTCCAGGGACGCCTGGTTAGCccttaa